The proteins below are encoded in one region of Micromonospora pisi:
- a CDS encoding ABC transporter substrate-binding protein, whose translation MSVTSRRRRFAAIAIASVAVFATTACGDDSSGNSADPNAPVTLIVDVFGDQGFGYEGLYEQYKKDHPNVTIQERGKGLGLGDYNTRLTQQITAGSGAGDVVALEEGTIVQFYAQADKFLNLADEGANDLKANYLPWKWEQGTTPDGKVLGLGTDVGSMAICYRSDLFKAAGLPTEREAVGALWPTWDAFIEQGAKFAAADSKNKFVDSATNFFNVVLSQVAGQGTGYTYYDKSNKLVLSSNPDVKTAFDLTTKMINAKLSNNLQSFSNEWNAGFKNGTFATIACPAWMTGVIKGQAGDAAAGKWDVAKAPGNGGNWGGSFLAVPKSSKHQKAAAELAKYLTSAQSQIEVFKKLGNLPSQPAALNDPAVTAATNDYFSNAPIGKIFAAGATDLKPVYLGPKNQAVRTAVENALRAVEQGQAADAAWQDALKNGAAAGK comes from the coding sequence TCGACGTCTTCGGCGACCAGGGCTTCGGGTACGAGGGCCTGTACGAGCAGTACAAGAAGGACCACCCGAACGTCACGATCCAGGAACGCGGCAAGGGCCTCGGCCTCGGTGACTACAACACCCGGCTGACCCAGCAGATCACCGCCGGTTCCGGAGCCGGTGACGTCGTCGCCCTCGAAGAGGGCACGATCGTGCAGTTCTACGCGCAGGCCGACAAGTTCCTGAACCTCGCCGACGAGGGCGCCAACGACCTCAAGGCGAACTACCTGCCGTGGAAGTGGGAGCAGGGCACCACCCCCGACGGCAAGGTCCTCGGCCTCGGCACCGACGTCGGTTCGATGGCGATCTGCTACCGCAGCGACCTGTTCAAGGCCGCCGGGCTCCCCACCGAGCGGGAAGCGGTCGGTGCGCTCTGGCCGACCTGGGACGCCTTCATCGAGCAGGGGGCCAAGTTCGCCGCCGCCGACTCGAAGAACAAGTTCGTCGACTCGGCGACCAACTTCTTCAACGTCGTACTGAGCCAGGTGGCGGGCCAGGGCACCGGTTACACGTACTACGACAAGAGCAACAAGCTGGTCCTGTCGAGCAACCCGGACGTCAAGACGGCGTTCGACCTGACCACCAAGATGATCAACGCGAAGCTCTCGAACAACCTCCAGTCGTTCTCCAACGAGTGGAACGCCGGTTTCAAGAACGGCACCTTCGCCACCATCGCCTGCCCCGCCTGGATGACCGGCGTGATCAAGGGGCAGGCCGGTGACGCCGCGGCCGGCAAGTGGGACGTGGCCAAGGCCCCCGGCAACGGCGGCAACTGGGGCGGCAGCTTCCTCGCCGTGCCGAAGTCGAGCAAGCACCAGAAGGCGGCGGCGGAGCTGGCCAAGTACCTGACCAGCGCGCAGAGCCAGATCGAGGTCTTCAAGAAGCTGGGCAACCTGCCCTCGCAGCCGGCCGCGCTCAACGACCCGGCGGTCACCGCCGCGACCAACGACTACTTCAGCAACGCGCCGATCGGCAAGATCTTCGCCGCCGGTGCCACCGACCTGAAGCCGGTCTACCTCGGCCCGAAGAACCAGGCCGTACGGACCGCGGTGGAGAACGCGCTGCGCGCTGTCGAACAGGGGCAGGCCGCCGACGCGGCCTGGCAGGACGCGCTGAAGAACGGTGCGGCCGCCGGTAAGTGA
- a CDS encoding carbohydrate ABC transporter permease: MTTTTLGPRPSPLAPTKDRPRNRAERLWKASPLTWVGLVLAVILSLFPFYWMIVIASRTNDAANSWPPPFLPGGKLGENIERVLANGDANIVKGLMNSFLVSGTITVATVFFGSLAGFAFAKLRFKGKNALLLIILASMMVPIQLGVLPLYILMAKLEWLNTMPSVTVPFLIGGFGIFMMRQYAEQAVPNELIEAARMDGCSTWGVYWHVVAPALRPAAAVLGLLTFMEQWNQFFWPFVVLADPANPTVQISLRSLNSAYFADNSQIFAGTLIATLPLFIVFILFGRQIIGGIMEGAVKS; encoded by the coding sequence ATGACCACCACCACGCTCGGGCCCCGGCCCTCGCCGCTCGCCCCGACCAAGGACCGCCCCCGCAACCGGGCCGAGCGGCTCTGGAAGGCCAGCCCGCTGACCTGGGTCGGCCTCGTCCTCGCGGTGATCCTGTCGCTCTTCCCGTTCTACTGGATGATCGTCATCGCGTCGCGTACGAACGACGCGGCCAACTCCTGGCCGCCGCCGTTCCTCCCCGGCGGCAAGCTCGGTGAGAACATCGAACGGGTACTGGCCAACGGCGACGCGAACATCGTCAAGGGTCTGATGAACTCGTTCCTCGTCTCCGGCACGATCACCGTCGCCACCGTCTTCTTCGGCTCGCTCGCCGGGTTCGCCTTCGCCAAGCTCCGGTTCAAGGGCAAGAACGCGCTGCTGCTGATCATCCTCGCCTCGATGATGGTGCCGATCCAGCTCGGTGTGCTGCCGCTCTACATCCTGATGGCGAAGCTGGAGTGGCTCAACACCATGCCGTCGGTCACCGTGCCGTTCCTGATCGGCGGCTTCGGGATCTTCATGATGCGCCAGTACGCCGAACAGGCCGTACCGAACGAGCTGATCGAGGCGGCCCGGATGGACGGCTGCTCCACCTGGGGGGTCTACTGGCACGTGGTCGCCCCGGCGCTGCGGCCGGCCGCCGCCGTCCTCGGCCTGCTCACCTTCATGGAACAGTGGAACCAGTTCTTCTGGCCCTTCGTCGTGCTGGCCGACCCGGCCAACCCGACCGTGCAGATCTCGCTGCGCAGCCTCAACTCGGCCTACTTCGCCGACAACTCGCAGATCTTCGCCGGCACGTTGATCGCCACGTTGCCGTTGTTCATCGTGTTCATCCTCTTCGGCCGCCAGATCATCGGCGGCATCATGGAAGGCGCCGTCAAGTCGTGA
- a CDS encoding GH1 family beta-glucosidase translates to MTNELIFPSTFLWGAATAAYQIEGGATEGGRTPSIWDTFSHTPGLTKLGHTGDVACDHYHRFREDIKLMAEMGLKSYRFSLSWPRIQPNGSGRANPEGVDFYQRLIDDLLEHDIEPWVTLYHWDLPQPLQDAGGWPARDTAERFAEYAALSHHVLGDRVRYWTTLNEPWCSAFLGYGSGAHAPGLSDAEAAVKAGHHLMLGHGLAVQAIRDVRPEHELGITLNLYAVSPQQDTPVDVDAARRIDGLANRFFLDPILRGEYPADVVEDLAKVTDFGHVRDGDMEIISSPLSVLGINYYSRHVVAAPVEGVEPEPYWRAPSNWPGSEQVRFVTRGVPVTDMNWEIDAPGLVEVLERVHREYPEVPLYITENGAAFVDEVVDGEVDDVDRVAYFDAHLRACHTAIEAGVPLRGYFAWSLMDNFEWAWGYTKRFGMIHVDYDTQLRTPKSSARWYADVIRRNGLAAQ, encoded by the coding sequence GTGACCAACGAGCTCATCTTCCCGAGCACCTTCCTCTGGGGTGCCGCCACCGCGGCGTACCAGATCGAGGGTGGGGCAACCGAAGGCGGCCGTACCCCGTCGATCTGGGACACGTTCAGCCACACCCCCGGACTGACCAAACTGGGGCACACCGGGGACGTGGCCTGCGACCACTACCACCGGTTCCGCGAGGACATCAAGCTGATGGCCGAGATGGGGCTGAAGTCGTACCGGTTCTCGCTCTCGTGGCCCCGGATCCAGCCCAACGGCAGCGGACGGGCCAACCCCGAGGGGGTCGACTTCTACCAGCGGCTCATCGACGACCTGCTCGAACACGACATCGAGCCGTGGGTGACGCTCTACCACTGGGACCTGCCGCAGCCGTTGCAGGACGCCGGTGGCTGGCCGGCCCGGGACACCGCCGAGCGCTTCGCCGAGTACGCCGCCCTGTCCCACCACGTCCTCGGTGACCGGGTCCGCTACTGGACCACCCTCAACGAGCCCTGGTGCTCGGCCTTCCTCGGTTACGGCTCCGGGGCCCACGCCCCCGGTCTGAGCGACGCGGAGGCGGCCGTAAAGGCCGGCCACCACCTGATGCTCGGCCACGGTCTCGCCGTACAGGCGATCCGGGACGTCCGGCCCGAACACGAACTCGGCATCACGCTCAACCTGTACGCGGTCTCGCCGCAGCAGGACACCCCGGTCGACGTCGACGCCGCCCGCCGCATCGACGGGCTGGCCAACCGGTTCTTCCTCGACCCGATCCTGCGCGGGGAGTACCCGGCCGACGTGGTCGAGGACCTGGCGAAGGTGACCGACTTCGGGCACGTACGCGACGGCGACATGGAGATCATCTCCAGTCCGCTCTCGGTACTGGGGATCAACTACTACAGCCGGCACGTGGTGGCCGCCCCGGTCGAGGGGGTCGAGCCGGAGCCGTACTGGCGGGCACCGTCGAACTGGCCCGGCAGCGAGCAGGTCCGGTTCGTCACCCGGGGCGTGCCGGTGACCGACATGAACTGGGAGATCGACGCCCCGGGCCTGGTCGAGGTCCTGGAGCGGGTGCACCGGGAGTACCCGGAGGTACCGCTCTACATCACCGAGAACGGGGCCGCCTTCGTCGACGAGGTGGTCGACGGGGAGGTCGACGACGTCGACCGGGTAGCGTACTTCGACGCCCATCTCCGGGCCTGTCACACCGCGATCGAGGCGGGTGTGCCATTGCGTGGATACTTCGCCTGGTCCCTGATGGATAATTTCGAATGGGCATGGGGCTACACGAAGCGTTTCGGCATGATCCACGTCGATTACGACACCCAGCTTCGTACCCCCAAGTCCAGCGCCAGGTGGTACGCCGACGTGATCCGACGTAACGGTCTGGCCGCACAATAA
- a CDS encoding carbohydrate ABC transporter permease, which translates to MSLDLDSAPAAGRHSRPADDERRPRPTRGRTLTRLDLKVSPYLYILPFFAIFAIFSAYPIGYTVWIALTDRSPMNATISFVGLDNFVELITQDPQFWNAVVNTFGMFAMSTIPQLLIALLLANALNRKIKGQTFFRMAIAMPIITSTAVVALIFSMLYAREFGLANWLLDLVGIGPIDWRANRYASWFAISTMVDWRWIGYNALIYLAAMQSINKDVYEAAALDGASKTRQFWSITIPQLRPTIIFTLIISTIGGLQLFTEPLLFTSGSGGISGGSQGQFQTITMYLLDVMNTRFRWGYAGAVALVLFVLIALMSTINYLLARRISSDK; encoded by the coding sequence ATGAGCCTGGATCTCGATTCGGCCCCGGCGGCCGGCCGGCACAGCCGCCCGGCGGACGACGAGCGGCGGCCCCGGCCCACCCGCGGTCGTACGCTCACCCGGCTGGACCTCAAGGTCTCGCCCTACCTGTACATCCTCCCGTTCTTCGCCATCTTCGCGATCTTCAGCGCCTACCCGATCGGTTACACCGTCTGGATCGCGCTGACCGACCGGTCGCCGATGAACGCCACGATCAGCTTCGTCGGGCTGGACAACTTCGTCGAGCTGATCACCCAGGACCCGCAGTTCTGGAACGCGGTGGTCAACACCTTCGGCATGTTCGCGATGTCGACGATCCCGCAACTGCTGATCGCGCTGCTGCTGGCGAACGCGCTGAACCGGAAGATCAAGGGCCAGACCTTCTTCCGGATGGCCATCGCGATGCCGATCATCACCTCGACCGCGGTGGTGGCGCTGATCTTCTCGATGCTCTACGCCCGGGAGTTCGGGCTGGCCAACTGGCTGCTCGACCTGGTCGGCATCGGCCCGATCGACTGGCGGGCCAACCGGTACGCCTCCTGGTTCGCCATCTCCACCATGGTCGACTGGCGCTGGATCGGCTACAACGCGCTGATCTACCTGGCCGCAATGCAGTCGATCAACAAGGACGTCTACGAGGCCGCGGCGCTCGACGGTGCCTCCAAGACCCGGCAGTTCTGGTCGATCACGATCCCGCAGCTCCGCCCGACGATCATCTTCACTCTGATCATCTCGACCATCGGTGGCCTGCAACTCTTCACCGAACCGCTCCTGTTCACCAGCGGTTCGGGCGGCATCTCCGGCGGTTCACAGGGCCAGTTCCAGACGATCACGATGTATCTGCTCGACGTGATGAACACCCGCTTCCGGTGGGGCTACGCCGGTGCGGTCGCGCTCGTGCTCTTCGTGCTGATCGCGTTGATGTCGACCATCAACTACCTGCTGGCCCGTCGCATCAGCTCGGACAAGTGA